TTACACGTCAGATATAGGAACTTTATAAGTTCAGGTGAAAAACTTTATGTGATGACTAAAGTAAATAATGATTTTGATACTCTTGAAGTTGATTTTGATGAAATGAGATGGGTGAATTCGGAAAAGACAATAGCAGAATATAAACTTTTTGTAAGTGACTTGAAGTGTGATGCTGCTATTAGGCCCGATCCATGGGCCCACCCTTGGACACAGTACGGGAGGATTAATCACGCTGATTATGGCAATCAAAGTAAGGAGAAGGGCAAATGTTTGACTACATACATGTGGTACTTCCCCCATGATTGCTTGATTGATAACAACGCTGGTTCGTTCTCCTTTTTTATTTTAAGATTATTATAATGTTACAGTTGTTGATCTGGATTTACATATGTTCAACATTTTCGAAAGTTCTTATTTTTATAAGGGGTGGTTGGTTGGGTAAAAATTCCATCAAATTTCCTCACTTTTTTTTTCACATTCCTTGGGTAGATTTCTTAAACATGCATAACATAATAACTGCTACAATATCTATGACAAATAGGTTTAATTTGTGTCGTCTAACTAGATAAGAACCAAAGTAACAAATACTATGAATCTGTGATTGAATAATTGTAAGTTCCTGCTTTGTTTGTTCAACTAATAGATTCTGTTTGATTCATCAGATACGGTGAATGGTGCTTTGCTGAATATTCTTGACGAGTAGAGCAAGAAAGTGGGTAATTCTTCTTCTGGTAGTTCAAGTAAATGCATGCGAAGATGAAAAGAACAGTAAACATATTAGTTGTAATGTGGGAAACTAGTTGAACTTGAAAGTTGTAATTGACTAATTGTGAGTTTAAGATGGTGACAAGTTTGCACTTTTCTTGTCTAAGGTTCTTCGCTCTCAAGCAAagtgtaggtcccgtttttccggtggatcgataacgaaaaccttatccttgtttatcacaaacacggcaccgtgtgcggaatccccgtgacggtgcaaaccaaacaaagtgtaaaataagaacacacgtaaccaaaagattcaatatctattgattagggatgagtacaacccgaaacatatacaaacaatgtttacagagtTTCACTAAGTCTCACAGGTCTCTCATACTCATCTGTTTCACACAGAAAcagtgaggggtatttatactagaCACAGACACAAGACATGACGAAACGCATAAAGGCACTCCACGAAACACtaaagtcgacgaaacacattctgtttcgtcgacatatATTCTAATTTATGTTTCGTCGATTGAAGTTGAAGCCCAATCCAAGTCAAAAGCCCACTTCAAGTCTTCGGCCCATATATGAAGTTACGGCCCAGTCTTTGTTTCTGTTATAAGCTTTGACCAATATTCAACATAGGACAAGACTTgtgacatcaccatgacatcacaatgatgatgtcatggtgaggTGTAAACGGGAATGGCTTTCGGTgttccgtgcttcgcgtgtcgaactctggggcgcacgacggaggaatgtcgtgacgtcgggcttgagccggacctaaccgagtcgaaaccaagtcgtaccgagccgagtcgaaccgagccgagtcgcgtccacacaaaatgtatcaacaaactcccccttggacgctactcgtgatggttcgtcttctgtgtctttcatgtcggaggatcttcaaagtcttcacgcgaCGTAAGAAGAAAGTGTATCAAGAAACTCCCcatttcatgtaggaagtgtgttaacaaactcccccttagaatgaactctccattgagtcatgctcgtgaatcttttgatctttaattctttagatccttgtggtgttgatgagagGGTCAGCAGCAACTCTATCATCTTTAtcctttgagtgccttcacgtcgtgtcttcattccgaagcttgttattgaacatgttctcctcgcctttagcatctgcacatgcaagaaatctaaacgcataatgagaacaaccgcttggaatatagtttccataaacaaacgacacatgtgTAACCATATCTCAAACAAAcaccgaccgacaacagtttgaaagttccGAAAATGATCAATCTTAATCTTTTAACTTTCAAAAGTCTGTCAACTTCGACTGTTTATGAAGgtgcaattgttttccggctttCGATCAAgattttgggtaggatagactcgagttccaacatcggtcaatcaaaaataaactagaagcaaaatctttttgaattttataaagtttatattaaaacacacctaaaatctttttggtatttttcatttttcaaatgtaaagacggaaaacaataaataaatatatacaaacaatctttttgcgagtttcgagggtaagagaatcatatcagtgtacggtaaCGTCAAAACGCTctttttgttcaattagttaacattttagataagcatcctataacaattatcggtattgttgtccacttaagctcaacttatcagatgtaatcatggcgaagggatacgttaaggtatgatttatacttaccgaccggtgttcatccacacacgacacattcccgcaTCAAGGTATGCatgagagttcatcttaccggtgagtataccgattatcatctgtttgaccgtatatgatgtgagattctcacttattttgatttaaaaaacaagccctatgtgatagaatcacttattgatgaggaacttgattttcgatgcatgagggcacaggagcaagtccgtgagcAGGTCAGTACTACTTttgtacagcagagagacgaacttgactcccggataaatgtgatacattatcacttattttgtggacatgtgattgttgatcacttattgaggtcgaatgcaatatgtacacgtatgtatagtatcatggaagatctagacttgcgtccccgttatttttcggtaaaagatacaaccatgatactcagatgataagcagcataaagaccgaatatctcagaacctcggcaatctatcaaacgaaatttcagtactaagaccatatgccaatgaatggttcccacctggtcttcagtcgatttaagatttatatcacccttcacactttaaaatgattgtgagcctatcgatacatcttatatagagctgcatatcgtttttcattttaagttcagTTTAAAGATGTTTCAATAggccactgatgtactatcattttctctttttctcgccaggaaactcatttttgtttttctattgtttttgcgtttttgaaatttttcgatgtttttggatttttaaaatttggatttactccccctaaaatcaacaaactaagataaatttaaaagacacaaagatatttacaaaaatgatttccCGATAtcggttaactcatgttttacctcaatgccgtttacaAAAATTAAGTTTTAATCAGAAAAGATTTATCGAATTTCggaaaaatcagttggcacgtcggtaagcggtgcggaccatgacaacattgatgagtttcatattgaaacaatcacgtgtgaggtgatatttgagttcaacgtgtcaggccaaagagtgctgtacgagataataattcataaagcagcttaaatatcgacaaagtataggagagattaaaaatttaaaaccgtatcctgcaactgcttcgtgcattgctaGGAATCTGAGcgctctcccaactggatatccacctggtgtggatttcaaggtcgattttgtagctactgagaaatctcttgacagcaacaagatcataaacctttaagtccggctggtcttccacattgcaccagcgaaggtctttatctttctctttcagaagtagtgtgcggttgttcaatccacgccaaggcatccgcacacccggttggtttgttcaacaaacacattttcttcaatcacaccgcgaaCACATGTACACTGCACATTCATTTTGTCTATTGtgaacttcagacgtgctgcaAATGTGTACATTTTGATTGAATCTATCCCGGGGACCCGATCAAAGCCTTTAACAATCACACTTTGAAATGATTTTTCATTTTGTCGAAGTTATCACTTTCTTTCAACAGACAACTCTGTTTCCcctttctttttctctccatcaaaggcaacaatttcttctgtcgcctatcttgtgcaaggacgttccactatcaacaatcctatgactatcgatagttcctcccGGAACTtccttcctgcacactcactcagagattagttggagagggggacccaagccttcatagacttgggttgcccctgagaatcaagaaatctAATTTCAATCTCTTGATGATTTGGAAATTTCACG
This is a stretch of genomic DNA from Helianthus annuus cultivar XRQ/B chromosome 16, HanXRQr2.0-SUNRISE, whole genome shotgun sequence. It encodes these proteins:
- the LOC110916492 gene encoding uncharacterized protein LOC110916492, producing MSASKKGILVYSHAMSGWVFVIITCQCNSTGLAFSLAGKQSEWRYISCNPPILDLHFFKGKIYTIHTMSQLYEFRLNPVPTFIPQKMKNFSLLHVRYRNFISSGEKLYVMTKVNNDFDTLEVDFDEMRWVNSEKTIAEYKLFVSDLKCDAAIRPDPWAHPWTQYGRINHADYGNQSKEKGKCLTTYMWYFPHDCLIDNNADTVNGALLNILDE